The following coding sequences lie in one Lolium perenne isolate Kyuss_39 chromosome 2, Kyuss_2.0, whole genome shotgun sequence genomic window:
- the LOC127335049 gene encoding probable protein phosphatase 2C 40, with the protein MSSPAAATPRQRHGSMTLEDLLRRELTAERADATGAARPVLAAGQAGRARKGEDYALLKHGLERHPGASFSAFAMFDGHNGGAAAVYAKENLLRNVLACVPQDLTRDEWLAALPRALVAGFVKTDKDFQTRAHSSGTTVTLVIIDGSVVTAASVGDSRCVLEADGSIYYLSADHRFDACGEEVGRVTECGGEVGRLNVIGGAEIGPLRCWPGGLCLSRSIGDQDVGEFIIAVPFVKQIKLSSAGGRLIISSDGVWDALTAEMAFNCARGLPPEAAADQIVKEAIEPKGLRDDTTCIVIDMMPPEKPKSTIHSRKKARNGFNLIKNIFFKKKTSDSLSHADTEQTSEPDLVEEVFEDGCPSLLRWLDSEYPVRNMFKLFVCAICQVELETGQGISIHEGLSKPGKLSPWDGPFLCHSCQEKKEAMEGKRPSRDSSSRNSGSSE; encoded by the exons ATGtcgtcgccggcggcggcgacgccgaGGCAGCGCCACGGGAGCATGACGCTGGAGGACCTGCTGCGGCGGGAGCTGACGGCGGAGCGCGCCGACGCCACGGGGGCCGCGCGCCCGGTGCTGGCCGCGGGGCAGGCCGGACGGGCCAGGAAGGGCGAGGACTACGCCTTGCTCAAGCACGGCCTCGAGCGCCACCCGGGCGCATCCTTCTCCGCCTTCGCC ATGTTCGACGGCCACAACGGGGGCGCCGCCGCGGTGTACGCCAAGGAGAACCTGCTCCGCAATGTGCTCGCCTGCGTCCCCCAAGATCTCACCAGGGACGAGTGGCTCGCCGCGCTGCCCAGGGCGCTCGTCGCGGGCTTCGTCAAGACCGACAAGGATTTCCAGACCAGAG CGCACTCTTCAGGGACGACCGTCACGCTCGTCATCATCGACGGCTCCGTCGTCACCGCCGCGTCCGTCGGCGATTCACGCTGCGTCCTTGAAGCCGACGGCTCGATTTACTATCTGTCCGCTGATCACCGATTCGATGCTTGCGGGGAGGA AGTTGGACGCGTAACGGAGTGCGGAGGCGAAGTTGGAAGACTAAATGTTATTGGTGGAGCCGAG ATTGGGCCCCTTCGATGTTGGCCAGGCGGTTTATGCCTATCAAGATCAATTGGTGATCAGGATGTAGGTGAATTCATCATTGCTGTTCCTTTTGTGAAGCAGATCAAG CTATCTAGTGCTGGAGGTCGTCTTATTATTTCAAGTGACGGTGTTTGGGATGCCTTGACTGCGGAAATGGCTTTTAATTGCGCGCGAGGGCTTCCACCAGAGGCTGCAGCAGACCAGATTGTCAAA GAAGCCATAGAACCAAAAGGCTTAAGAGATGATACAACTTGTATTGTTATTGACATGATGCCGCCAGAAAAACCGAAATCCACTATACATTCTCGAAAGAAGGCGCGGAATGGCTTTAATCTtatcaaaaatattttcttcaagaAAAAAACATCAGACTCATTATCTCATGCTGATACGGAACAAACTTCCGAGCCTGACTTGGTGGAGGAAGTCTTTGAGGATGGATGCCCGTCGCTCTTAAGATG GCTAGACTCAGAGTATCCAGTCCGAAATATGTTCAAGCTTTTTGTATGCGCAATTTGTCAAGTAGAGCTAGAGACTGGTCAGGGCATATCAATACACGAGGGCTTGTCAAAGCCAGGAAAGCTGTCTCCCTGGGATGGTCCGTTCCTTTGTCACAGTTGTCAGGAGAAGAAAGAAGCAATGGAGGGAAAGCGTCCCTCACGAG ATTCCTCTTCCAGAAATAGCGGGTCAAGCGAGTAG